A genomic region of Fervidobacterium gondwanense DSM 13020 contains the following coding sequences:
- the tyrS gene encoding tyrosine--tRNA ligase yields the protein MPTEEQLRILKRNCVDLVSEEELLERLKSGKPLRVKLGVDPSRPDLHLGHAVVLKKLKEFQDLGHQVVLIIGDFTAMIGDPSGRNTTRPMLSREEVVENAKSYAEQAFMILDKEKTEIRYNNEWLGSMTFADVVKLAGKYTVARMLEREDFAKRYAEGSPISVAEFLYPLAQAYDSVAIQADVELGGTDQLFNLMVGRKIQEEYGFKPQIVMTMPIIEGTDGKLKMSKSYGNYIGFTDEPKDMYGKVMSIPDELIVKYTRLLTDASEEFIQKMEKEINAKTVNPRDYKMWLAREIVKQFHGEEAAKEAEEYFVTVFQKKELPEEMPEKIANSGEHNIVELLFELGIGTKSEIKRLITQGGVYFDGNRIDNFKAVVSVQGEHIVRVGKRLFIKLIANK from the coding sequence CTGCCAACCGAAGAACAACTCAGAATACTCAAAAGAAATTGCGTGGATTTAGTCTCGGAAGAAGAACTTCTTGAACGGCTCAAATCTGGCAAGCCGTTGAGAGTTAAGCTTGGTGTTGACCCTTCAAGACCAGACCTTCATCTTGGTCATGCTGTTGTTTTGAAAAAACTCAAAGAATTTCAGGACTTAGGTCACCAAGTTGTGTTAATCATTGGTGATTTTACTGCCATGATTGGTGACCCATCCGGCCGAAACACGACTCGTCCTATGCTTTCAAGGGAAGAAGTTGTAGAGAATGCAAAAAGCTACGCAGAACAGGCTTTCATGATTTTGGATAAAGAAAAAACCGAGATAAGATACAACAACGAATGGCTCGGGAGCATGACATTTGCTGATGTCGTCAAGCTTGCCGGTAAATACACGGTCGCTCGCATGCTCGAAAGGGAAGATTTTGCAAAAAGGTATGCGGAAGGTTCGCCGATCAGCGTTGCTGAATTTTTATATCCGCTGGCACAAGCGTACGATTCGGTTGCGATTCAAGCAGATGTCGAGCTTGGCGGAACGGATCAATTATTCAACTTGATGGTTGGAAGAAAAATACAAGAAGAATATGGTTTTAAACCACAGATAGTCATGACAATGCCGATAATAGAAGGCACGGATGGAAAGCTCAAAATGAGTAAAAGCTATGGAAATTACATAGGCTTTACAGATGAGCCTAAGGACATGTATGGCAAAGTGATGTCTATTCCTGACGAACTCATCGTAAAATACACAAGATTGCTTACGGATGCGTCAGAAGAATTCATACAGAAAATGGAAAAAGAAATAAATGCCAAGACGGTTAATCCGAGAGATTACAAAATGTGGCTTGCAAGAGAGATAGTCAAGCAGTTCCACGGTGAAGAAGCCGCAAAAGAAGCAGAAGAATATTTTGTCACCGTTTTTCAGAAGAAAGAACTGCCAGAAGAAATGCCGGAGAAGATTGCTAATTCTGGAGAACACAACATTGTAGAATTGCTCTTCGAACTGGGAATCGGAACGAAGAGCGAAATTAAAAGGCTCATAACACAAGGTGGAGTTTACTTTGATGGAAATAGAATAGACAACTTTAAAGCCGTTGTCAGCGTTCAAGGGGAGCACATAGTAAGAGTTGGGAAACGTTTATTTATAAAGCTTATAGCAAATAAGTGA
- a CDS encoding alpha-amylase family glycosyl hydrolase translates to MIGYEIFVRSFADSNDDGIGDFKGIAQKVDYFKMLGVDLIWLTPHFKSPSYHGYDIIDYFDTNVSFGTLADFRDMVDKLHANGIKIVIDLPFNHVSDRHPWFKAAMNGEKPYVDYFLWAQPHFNLKEKRHWDEELLWHTRNGKTYYGVFGGSSPDLNYENPEVVQKSLEIVEFWLKQGVDGFRFDAAKHIYDYDIKEGKFRYDHEKNVAYWQLVMDRARQIKGEDVFAVTEVWDDPEIVDRYAKTIGCSFNFYFTEAIRESMQHGAVYKIVDCFQRTLTKKPYLPSNFTGNHDMHRLAQLLPHEEQRKVFFGLLMTTPGVPFIYYGDELGMKGQYDSTFTEDVIEPFPWYASLSGEGQAFWKAVRFNRAFTGASVEEHLNREDSLLKEVINWTKFRKENDWLTNAWVEHVTHNTFTIAYTVTDGDNGFRVYVNIAGHHETFEGVSLKAYEVKVL, encoded by the coding sequence ATGATAGGTTACGAGATATTTGTGAGGTCCTTTGCGGACTCAAATGATGACGGAATTGGGGATTTCAAAGGCATCGCCCAGAAAGTCGACTATTTCAAGATGCTCGGCGTAGACTTAATCTGGTTAACGCCGCACTTCAAGTCACCAAGTTACCACGGTTACGACATAATCGACTACTTTGACACGAATGTCTCGTTCGGAACACTTGCAGATTTTAGAGATATGGTCGACAAGCTACATGCGAATGGAATAAAAATTGTCATCGACCTGCCGTTCAACCACGTCTCAGACAGGCACCCATGGTTCAAAGCCGCTATGAACGGCGAAAAACCGTATGTTGATTACTTCCTCTGGGCGCAGCCGCACTTCAATTTGAAAGAAAAAAGACACTGGGACGAAGAATTGCTTTGGCACACGAGAAATGGCAAGACATACTACGGCGTGTTCGGTGGTTCTTCGCCCGACTTGAATTATGAAAACCCCGAAGTTGTGCAAAAATCACTCGAGATAGTTGAATTCTGGCTCAAGCAGGGCGTTGATGGATTCAGATTTGATGCGGCAAAGCACATATACGACTACGATATCAAAGAAGGCAAATTCAGATACGACCACGAAAAGAATGTCGCCTATTGGCAACTCGTTATGGACAGAGCAAGGCAAATCAAAGGAGAAGATGTATTCGCAGTTACGGAAGTCTGGGACGATCCTGAAATCGTTGACAGGTACGCTAAGACAATCGGCTGTTCGTTCAACTTCTACTTCACAGAAGCCATAAGAGAATCGATGCAGCACGGAGCGGTGTACAAAATCGTCGACTGCTTTCAGAGAACACTCACGAAAAAGCCATACCTGCCAAGCAACTTCACAGGCAACCACGACATGCACAGACTGGCTCAGCTACTACCACATGAAGAGCAGAGAAAAGTCTTCTTCGGACTGCTCATGACAACACCCGGCGTTCCGTTCATATACTACGGCGATGAGCTCGGAATGAAGGGGCAGTACGACTCCACATTCACAGAAGACGTTATAGAACCATTCCCATGGTACGCTTCGCTATCTGGCGAGGGCCAAGCGTTCTGGAAGGCTGTAAGGTTCAACAGGGCATTCACCGGTGCTTCTGTTGAGGAACACCTGAACCGCGAGGACAGTCTGCTCAAAGAAGTTATTAACTGGACAAAGTTCAGGAAAGAAAACGACTGGCTCACAAACGCATGGGTAGAGCACGTAACGCACAACACGTTCACAATCGCTTATACGGTTACAGACGGCGACAACGGATTCAGAGTTTATGTGAACATAGCTGGCCACCACGAGACCTTCGAAGGAGTAAGTCTCAAAGCGTACGAAGTTAAGGTTCTCTGA
- the secG gene encoding preprotein translocase subunit SecG codes for MLAVILLIVHTIIAGALIWMVLLEMSKFAELGGAFGSGAAYTMFGRKKGLDTQGKITVALAVAFFVMCFLTSWVLSR; via the coding sequence ATGTTAGCAGTCATACTATTGATTGTCCACACTATCATTGCAGGTGCTCTGATCTGGATGGTACTTCTTGAAATGAGCAAATTTGCAGAGCTCGGAGGAGCTTTCGGAAGTGGTGCAGCATATACGATGTTTGGTAGAAAAAAAGGCCTCGACACTCAGGGAAAAATTACCGTCGCTTTGGCGGTTGCGTTCTTTGTGATGTGCTTCCTGACATCTTGGGTGCTTTCCAGGTAA
- the eno gene encoding phosphopyruvate hydratase, translated as MYVEIIDVKAREVLDSRGNPTVEVEVLLEDGSFGSAIVPSGASTGKFEALELRDGDKKRYMGKGVLKAVEHVNEIIAPRVVGLNAFDQVYLDKVLLELDGTENKSKLGANAILGVSMAVARAASESAGVPLYKYLGGANAKILPVPFMNVINGGAHADNSLDIQEFMLVPAGAPSFKEALRYGAEVFHTLKKILKDAGHVTAVGDEGGFAPNLSSNEEAIQVLIEAIKKAGYEPGKDIYIALDCAASEFYNEETGKYNIDGTEKTGDELIEYYSMLIDKYWPVIISIEDPFEQEDWDSYVKFTQKVGGKVQIVGDDLYVTNVKRLEKGIELFASNSILIKLNQIGSVTETLDAIEMAKTAGMTNVISHRSGETEDTFIADLAVATNAGMIKTGSLSRSERIAKYNRLLRIEEELGDAAIYKGLGAFYSIKR; from the coding sequence ATGTACGTAGAGATTATTGACGTGAAGGCAAGAGAAGTGCTCGATTCCCGCGGAAACCCAACGGTTGAGGTTGAGGTATTGCTTGAAGATGGAAGCTTTGGCAGTGCTATCGTTCCAAGTGGAGCATCTACAGGAAAGTTCGAAGCACTCGAATTGAGGGATGGCGACAAGAAAAGGTACATGGGCAAAGGCGTGCTCAAAGCGGTAGAACACGTAAACGAAATCATCGCACCAAGAGTTGTCGGATTGAATGCATTTGATCAGGTTTACCTTGACAAAGTCCTCCTTGAGCTCGACGGCACAGAGAATAAATCAAAACTCGGCGCAAATGCAATCCTCGGCGTATCGATGGCAGTCGCAAGGGCAGCATCAGAGAGCGCAGGAGTACCGCTCTACAAATACCTCGGCGGAGCGAATGCAAAAATTCTCCCAGTTCCATTCATGAACGTCATTAACGGCGGTGCGCACGCAGACAACAGCCTCGATATTCAGGAATTCATGCTCGTTCCAGCGGGAGCACCATCGTTCAAAGAAGCTCTCAGGTACGGTGCAGAAGTCTTCCACACGCTCAAGAAGATACTCAAAGACGCAGGACACGTTACAGCAGTCGGTGACGAAGGCGGATTTGCACCAAACCTTTCATCGAACGAAGAAGCGATCCAAGTGCTTATCGAAGCAATTAAAAAGGCAGGGTACGAACCAGGAAAGGACATATACATTGCGCTCGACTGCGCAGCAAGTGAATTCTACAACGAAGAGACGGGAAAGTACAACATCGATGGAACTGAAAAGACAGGCGACGAACTGATTGAATACTACTCAATGCTCATAGACAAATACTGGCCCGTAATAATCTCCATCGAAGACCCATTCGAGCAAGAAGACTGGGATAGCTACGTGAAATTCACGCAGAAAGTCGGCGGAAAAGTACAGATAGTTGGAGACGACCTGTACGTTACGAACGTAAAGAGACTCGAAAAAGGTATTGAGCTCTTCGCAAGCAACTCGATACTCATAAAACTCAACCAGATAGGCTCGGTAACAGAGACGCTCGATGCGATAGAAATGGCAAAGACGGCAGGAATGACGAACGTCATATCCCACAGAAGCGGTGAAACGGAAGACACATTCATAGCAGACCTTGCGGTAGCAACAAATGCGGGCATGATAAAGACAGGTTCACTCTCAAGAAGCGAAAGGATAGCCAAGTACAACAGACTCCTCAGAATCGAAGAAGAACTCGGCGATGCGGCGATATACAAAGGATTAGGAGCGTTCTATTCGATAAAAAGATAA
- a CDS encoding S-layer homology domain-containing protein, producing MKKLLTLLTVLLLVTLSMAAFRDIPKGHWAGSYVQKLEEIGIVTGFPDGTYRGDESITRYQIAIFLVRTLDYVEQIISDKVNKLAADTDEKISTLANRIELLEEYTNMIYDTLQTKADVSSLDELQAMIEEFKAELEVTIQDMKLVLDLHDQDIVKLYDLVNSIQDKFTYEDEEGQKSEINLAELKNDVAAMNEILNGLAAQLGDVDYLLRKQIADLDKKVTSQDEVLQKSIDDINAKLEENTSAIEVLNAKAAELEETIANNYATLSDAILGQQEEFTMSKEEISARIDELETKVLNIQSTIDTGLPAIRDMVYGLSEDLKSLEDRLTSYVDVRVDDLATRIEALEELVANHDDRLNLVENQLVSLTQVVEEVKADKSEVEELRQEVSNKLATKEELEQTRQLATWGVVTGVSGLVIGIIALGKAFGWF from the coding sequence ATGAAAAAGCTTCTCACGTTACTTACAGTGTTACTTCTCGTCACACTTTCCATGGCAGCTTTCAGAGATATACCTAAAGGTCATTGGGCAGGAAGCTATGTTCAAAAGCTTGAAGAAATCGGTATTGTTACAGGTTTTCCTGACGGGACATACCGCGGTGATGAATCTATAACAAGATACCAGATAGCTATTTTCCTTGTAAGAACTCTTGATTATGTTGAGCAGATCATATCTGATAAAGTAAACAAACTTGCAGCAGATACAGACGAAAAAATATCAACTCTGGCAAATAGAATTGAGCTTTTAGAAGAATACACAAACATGATTTACGACACGCTCCAAACGAAAGCAGACGTAAGTTCACTTGACGAACTTCAAGCGATGATTGAAGAATTCAAAGCAGAGCTTGAAGTGACGATTCAAGATATGAAACTTGTTCTCGACTTACACGATCAAGACATAGTAAAGCTCTACGATTTGGTAAATTCAATTCAAGACAAATTCACATACGAAGATGAAGAAGGACAAAAGTCGGAGATCAACCTTGCAGAGCTCAAAAACGATGTTGCGGCTATGAACGAGATATTAAACGGATTAGCGGCGCAGCTTGGCGATGTTGACTACTTGCTGAGAAAACAGATAGCGGATTTGGATAAGAAAGTCACAAGTCAGGATGAAGTGTTGCAAAAGTCTATAGATGACATTAACGCAAAACTGGAAGAAAACACCTCTGCTATCGAAGTACTCAACGCTAAAGCTGCAGAACTTGAAGAGACAATAGCAAACAACTATGCAACACTGTCAGATGCAATACTCGGGCAACAAGAGGAATTTACAATGAGCAAAGAAGAAATCTCGGCAAGAATTGACGAACTTGAAACAAAAGTTCTAAACATACAGAGTACAATAGACACAGGTTTACCAGCGATCAGGGACATGGTTTACGGACTTTCAGAAGATTTAAAATCGCTTGAGGACAGACTTACATCCTATGTGGACGTCCGAGTTGACGACTTGGCAACCAGAATCGAAGCACTCGAAGAACTTGTAGCTAACCACGATGATAGGCTTAACTTAGTAGAGAATCAACTCGTCAGCTTAACGCAAGTTGTAGAAGAAGTGAAGGCAGACAAGAGCGAAGTCGAAGAACTTAGGCAAGAAGTCAGCAACAAATTGGCAACAAAAGAAGAGCTTGAACAAACAAGACAACTCGCAACATGGGGAGTCGTCACAGGTGTAAGCGGGCTTGTAATTGGAATAATTGCATTAGGTAAAGCTTTCGGATGGTTCTAA